DNA from Acidobacteriota bacterium:
GGCGCTCAAGCTGGTGGACAAGGCGCCGTCGCAGACCGACATCGCCGGCTACGACGTGAACCTGGCGCCGCCCCCCCGGCCCAAGGCCGCTTTCCCCGTGCCGCCCCCCTCCCAGGAATAGGGGGATCCGGGGGAAACCCGGGACCGGCTGGAGGGGCGCACGAAAATGCCCGCCGGCGCAGCGCGGCGGAAGCGCATCATCCTGATCGAGCCATTTTGAGGGGAGGGGGAGCCATGAAGACATCCGTCCTGTCGGGAGCCGTCCTGCTTTTTTCCGCCGTCCTGATCTCCGCCGGGGGGACGGCGCCCGTCGCCGGCCAGGAAGCCCCCGACACCACCGCGGAGCGGCGCGTCACGGTCCTCAACCCGGCGATCGCCACGAAGCTGGTGGAGCGGGTGCCGCTCGCGCCGCGGACCCCTTCGCTCGAAGGAAAGACCCTCTACCTGGTCGACCTGCAGTGGGGGGGACCCGAGGCGGCCTACAGCGTCTTCGAGGAAATGCGGGACTGGTTCGCCCGAAACATCCCCTCGGTAAAGATCGAAATCCGGCGCTCCGCCGGGGGGCCGTTCGGCGACGACGCCGGGCTGCGGAAGGAGATCCTGGCCTCGGGGGCGGCGGGCGCCGTCATCGGGATAGGCGGTTGACACGGCTGCGTATCGGCCGTGAGCCGGTTTGCGCGGAACCTCGAACTTGAAGGCCGCATCCCCACCGTCGGCGCCTCCGCCGTCAATGTCGTGAAATTCAAGGACTACGAGCTCCAGTATTCCAACGGCATGCCGATCCGCTACGTGGCGGTTCCCTTCCCCGTGGCCGGCCAGCCCCGAAGCGTCCACCGGGCCTACGTCGAGGGGAAGGACCTCCTCTCCGGCAAACCGATGATGCGGGCCGTCATCGACGCCCTGACGGCCCCGCTCACGGCCGAAGAGAAGCGCGCCGGGATGCCGCCGGCCGCCGCGCCCGAGCCGAGGCTCCTGGCGCCCGGCACGGAGGACGATCTCCAGCGCCTGTTCAAGGAGAGGGAGTGGACCGACTTCCTCCCCGTCGTCCTCCCGACCGAAAAGCGGGTGGCGGCCATGCTGCGGGGGACCAGCCGCAAGCCGGAAGAAGTGGTCAGCCGGACGGGCTCCCGGGAACTGACGGTGGAGAAGGCGGCGGTTTACGCCGTCATGGCCGGCGCCCGGCCCGAGTACTTCCCCGCCATCCTCGCGACGCTGACGCAGGCCCCCTCTTTCGGGAACTCCACCAGCTCCATGGCGAACATGATCGTCTTCAACGGGCCGGTCCGCCGGCGGCTCGGGATCCACTCGGGGACCGATGTGATGGGCCCCTTCAGCGAGGCCAACTCCGTCATCGGCCGCACCTTCACCCTGGCGGGCAAGATCCTGGGGGACCTCCGTCTCAACGTGGGAGCCTATTCGACCCTGGGCAGCGCGCTGCAATACAACAACCTCTGCATCGCCGAGAACGAGGAACTCCTCCCCGCCGGCTGGAATTCCCTCAGCGTCGAGATGGGGTTCAAGCCGGAGGAGGACGTGGTCAGCGTCGGCATTGGCTGGAGCTACATCTCGAGCGTGGGGGAGGCGCAGAGCGCCCACCCGCCCCACATGCTCATCCGCGACTACATGCGCTCGCTCTACGGCTCGGCCGCGACCATCGTCATGGACCCGACCGTGGCCGGCCTGCTCAGGGACGTGCACGGCTTCAAATCCAAATCGGAGCTCGGCCGGTGGCTGGCGGACAACGTCGAGGTGGCCGCCTCCACCTTCTGGGGGAACGGCGTCAACACCACGGCCAGCATGCCGATGGCCCTCCAGGGGCTGGAACCGTTCGCGGGCTGGATGAAGGCGCCGCCGGACACCCTGATCAAACCCTTCACCAACGCCCGCTCCATCCAGGTCATCGTCGCCGGCGGGAATATCCAGACCACCTGGTTCGCGACCGATTTCCGCTTCGGCCGGGGCATCCCCATCACCCCCTGGAAATAATCAAATCCTGGACATCCACTCTTTGGGAAATTGTGGACATCCACCAAATGAGAGCCCCTGATCCTGGACATCCACCAATTCTGGACATCCACTGATCCTGGATGTCGGCCAATCCTGGACACCCACAGATTGACATGGAAGGACCTCAACCCGGACCCGCACCCGATTGGTGGGTGTCCAGGATTTGGGGCCGGCCCCCGGGATCGCCCAATGGTATATTGTTAGAAGACCATCGGGTGCCCGAGCGCGTCCTGCAGGCGCACTTGCACCCGACCAGAGGAGGACGCACCATGGCCGGTTTCCCGGATACCCCCCTTTCGAGGCGAAAATTTCTCAAGGGCGCCACGCTCGTATCCGCGAGCCTCTCCCTCGGACCCCATTTCGTCTTTGGCAAAACCGGGCCCGACCGCCTGATGAAGCGTCCCATCGGACGCCTCGGTTTCGAGGCGACAACCCTCGGCCTGGGAGGCCAATCCTCCCTGCAGTGGACCCCCGCGGACGAGGATCCCGTCAGGATCATCCTCAAGGCCTTCGACCTCGGGATCAATTATTACGACACCTCGAACGTCTACGGCCCCAGCCAGTCCAACTACGGCAAGGCGTTCCGCGAGCTTCACCTGGTCCCCGGGCGGCCGGGGTACAACGAACGGCTCCGCCGCTCCTTCTTCCTGACCACGAAGACGATGCTCCGCTTCGGCAAGGGAGGGTGGAAGAAGGAGGGGCTCTGGAGCTGGACCGACGGCGCCCAGGGATCGACCACTGTGGACGACATCCGGCGCACCCTGTCGCTCGTCTTCGGAGACGGGCAGGGGGCCTACCCCAGGGGGGCCTACGTCGACATGGTCCTGGTTCACGCCCTGGAGAGCCAGGCCGACATCGAGGCAGTCTACGAGGGGTACGGCCATCCCGATCCCAAGGCGGAGCACATCGGCGCGCTGACCACTCTCGTCGACTTCCGGGACGGCACCAACCTCACGGGCCTCAACCCGAAGGAGGAAAGGCTCCTGCGCCATATCGGCTTCTCGGCCCACGCCTCGCCGGCCACCACGATGGAGATGATCCAGCGCGACCACCGGGGGGTGCTCGACGGGTTGCTCGTGGCCATCAACGCCAACGACCGGATGAACTTCAGCATGCAGCTGAACGCGATCCCCGTGGCCGCGGCCAACAATATCGGCGTCATCGCCATGAAGGTGTTCGCCGACGGCGCCATGTATTCCAAACCGGCGACCTGGACCAGCCGGGCCGACATGCTGGTCAGGACCGTGGGCAGCCCCGCGCTTCCCAGCCGCCGGCTGGTGGAATACTCCCTGACCACCCCCGGCGTTCATACCGCCGTCATCGGCATCGGGCACATCGACAGCGACTCCGCAGCCTGCCAGCTCGAGCAGAACCTCCTTGCCGCCCAGGTCGAACCGGCCGCCCTCGGCGCGGGCGACCGCCGCGCGATCGAAGAGCTGGCGCATTCGGCCAAGGAGGGCAAAACCAACTACTTCCAGGCCGCCGCACAGCCCCTGGGCTCCCCGCGCTCGCCGGAAGCCAGCCAGCGGATGCGGGGAGAGCGGCGCACGGCGAGGCTTGAGTGGCATACGGCTTACGCGGGAGACGAACCTCTGGTGCGGTACGAAATCTGGCGCGACGGCCGGAAAACGGCCGAGACGCCCCACAAGCCGCAGGCCAGGCTGAACACCCCCTTCGCCTTCGAGGAAACCCTGGCCGACCGTTCCGCCCATCGCTACCGGGTGGTCGCCGTGGACCGCGCGGGAAGGAGGGCCGGGACCGAAGAGCTGGACCTTCCAAACATCTGAGGCTCACAAATCGTGGACATCCACCCATTCACACAATGTGTGGATGTCCACGATTTTCATCAAGGAGTGATCGGCATGGCTGAAATGATCGAATGCACCGTCCCCCGCCGGCGGTTTATCCGGACCGCCGCCGCGGCCTCGGCCGGACTGGCCCTCGGACCCTGGTTTGTTTTCGGAAAGGCCAGGCCCGCCCGCCTCATGAAGCGCCCGATGGGGCGCCTCGGCTTCGAGGCCACCACCCTCGGCCTGGGGGGACAGGCATCCCTGCAGTGGACTCCCGCGGACGAAGACCCTGTCAGGATCATCCTCAAGGCTTTCGATCTCGGGGTGAATTACTACGACACCTCAAACGTCTACGACGGCAGCCAGTCCTTCTACGGCAAGGCCTTCCGCGAGCTTCACCTGATCCCCGGGCAGGCGGGGTACAACGAGAGTCTCCGTCGATCCATCTTCCTGACGAGCAAGACCGCCCTCCGCTTCGGCAAAGGGGGATGGCAGAAACAGGGCCTGATCAACGTCTCCAACGGCAAGGGCGGCCACACGGCGGACGATTTGCGGCGGACCCTGTCGCAGGTCTTCGGGGACGGGCAGGGGGGGTATCCCGGCGGCTCCTACCTGAACATGGTGCTGCTGCACAGCATCTCGACCATGGCCGACATCGACGCCGCCTTCGAGGGGTACGACAAACCCGACCCGAAAGCGGAGACCATCGGCGCCCTGGCCACGCTAGTCGACTTCCGCGACGGCACCAACCTCACCGGCCTCAATCCGAAGGAGGAAAAGCTCATCCGCCACATCGGCTTCTCGGGCCACGCGGCCCCCGATATCATGATGGAGATCATCCAGAGGGATCGCCGTCGGGTCCTGGACGGGATGCTCGTGGCCATCAACGCCAACGACCGGATGAATTTCAGCATGCAGTACAACGTCATCCCGGTGGCCGCGGCAAACGACATCGGCGTCATCGCCATGAAGGTGTTCGCCGACGGCGCCATGTACTCGAAACCTGCCACCTGGACCAGCCGCCCCGACATGGTGGTCCGGACCGTGGGAAGCCCCTCCCTCCCCAGCCACCGGCTGGTGGAATATGCCTTGACCACCCCCGGGGTCCACACGGCCATTATCGGCACCGGGCATATCGATCCCGATGCGTCGGCGTGCCAGCTGGAGCAGAACCTGCTCGCCGCCCAGGTCGAACCCGACGCGTTCGCCGTCTCCGACCGACGCGAGATCGAAAAAATGGCCCGCACTGCCAAGGAGGGCAAAACCAACTACTTCCAGGCCGCCGCCCAGCCGCTCGGAGGGCCGCGCGAAGCCGCGGCCGATCAGCACCTGCGGGAAGGCCATCGGATTTCCAGCGTCAGATGGCAGACGGCCTACGCGGGGGACGAGCCCTTGGCCCGCTATGAAATCTGGCGGGACGACCGGAAAGCGGGGGAGGTGCCCCACAGGCCGCAGGCCGATCGGACCCCCTTTTCCTTCGAGGAAAGGCTCGGGGACAAGGCGGCACACCGATACCGGGTCGTGGCGGTGGACGCCGCCGGACGGAGGGCCGAGACGGCCGATCTGGACCTGCCCGCCGTCTAGCGGGGTCCTCCGTAAGAAATCGTGGATGAAATCCTGGACATCCACCAATTGCCACGGATCGGCTCTTCCCAAAAGAGTGGATGTCCACAATTGAAATCATGGACACCCACTCTTTGAAGGGTTCAGCGTAAAAGGTGGATGTCCACTATTTCAGGTGGATGCGGGTTCGGGCTTCGCTGAGGCCTTCGGACCGGGCGGTCACCGTGATCCGTCCTTGCGCGCCGGGGCGCGCCCGGACGATCACGAGCGCCAGGCCGTTGAACGCCTTCCGCTCGGTCGACGGAAAGCGGGTCATGTCGGTCGGGTCTCCGTTGTCGGTCGCCACGATCTCCCCGGGCCCCTCCACCTCGAAACGGATCAGGTTCATCGAACGGGGAACGACCCTCCCCTCCCCGTCCGTCACCTTGAGGGTCACGAACGACAAGTCCCTGCCGTCCCCCGAGATCGTCGCCCGGTCCGGCTCGAGCAGCAGCCGTCCGGCGGCCCCGGCGGTTTTGACCGAATCGGTCGCCCACTCCCTGCCTTCCTTGTAAGCCACCACGCGGAGCTCCCCCGGCTCATAGACGGCGTCGTCCCAGCGCAACCGGTACTCGGCCTCCCCTTTTTTCTTTCGTCCCAGCGACTTCCCGTTCAGGAAGAGCTCCGCCTCGTCCCCCGACGTGTAGACGTGCACCGGCGTCACCTGTCCCGCCCGCTCGGGCCAGGTCCAGTGCGGCAGGATATGGGCCATCGGGAGCTCGGGGCGCCAGTAGGCCTGGTAGAGATAAAACCGGTCCTTTTTGAACCCGGCCAGATCGATGATGCCGAAATAGGAGCTGCGCGACGCGTCAAACGGCGTCGGTTCCCCCAGGTAATCGAATCCCGTCCAGACGAACTCCCCCCCCAGGAAGGGGTAGCGGTCCTGGGCGGCGAACTCCTTGTCGGGGGCGTAGGACCAGGGGGCGAAGTAGAGGTCGTAGGAGCTGACCTGCCGCTTTTCCACGTCCTGCCCCGCCTGGGCCGTGGCCGGGGTCCCGGGGCCCGGGGCCACCGGGAAGGTGTACACGCCGCGGCTGGAGAGGGTGGAGGCGGTCTCGCTCCCCACGATGAACTTGTCCGGCAGGCTCTCATGAAAGAGGGGGTACTGGGCCGGCCGGCCGTAGATGCCCACCCCCTGGTAGTTCAGCCCGATGGCGTCGACCGCGGCCGCAAACGGCCCCTTGGGATCGGCCGTGTTCATCCCGGCGATGGTGGGACGGGTCGGGTCCTCCTCGTGACAGATGGCCGTGAGCCGGGCCGCCACGGCCGCGCCCTCCTCCCCGGCCCCCTGCTCCCCGACCTCGTTGCCGATGCTCCACATGAAGACCGAGGGGTGGTTGCGGTCGCGCCGCAGGAGCGCGCGCAGGTCCTGTTCGTGCCACTCCGGGAAGAGCCGGTGATAATCGAGCTCCGTCTTCGCCCTGGCCCAGACGTCGAACGCCTCGTCCATGATCAGAAACCCCATCCGGTCGGCCAGCCCCAGCAGCTCGGGCGCCGGGGGGTTGTGGGAGGTCCGGATCGCGTTCACCCCCATCTCCGCCAGCATCTCCAGCTGCCGCTCCAGGGCCCGCGTGTTCACCGCCGCCCCCAGCGCCCCGAGGTCGTGGTGGTTGCAGACGCCGTTGAGCCTGAGGTGCCGCCCGTTGAGGAAAAACCCCCGGTCGGGGTCGAATCGGAGGGTACGGATCCCGAAGGGGGTTTCGTACACATCGACCGTCTTCCCCTCCTGCCGCACCGTCGTCACCGCCAGGTAGCGGTGGGGGTTCTGTCCCTCCCCGATCCCCCAGAGTTTCGGATTTCTCAGGGTCCCGTCCGCCTCGGCCGAGGCGCTTTCCCCCGCGGGGACCCGCACAAGGACCGGTCCGATCGTGGCCACCGCCTTCAGCCCCCTCCGGCCCCCCCGGTCGATCTCGAAGATCTCGTGGGCCACGCGCAACCGGGCGTCCCGGGCCGAATCGTTGTCGATCGAGGCCTTAAGGTGGATCCGGGCCCTGGCCGCGGAAACCTCGGGCGTGGTGACGAAGGTGCCCCACTGCCCCACGTGCACCGGCCCGGTCTTCTCGAGCCAGACATTGCGGTAGATTCCGGCGCCCGGGTACCAGCGCGACGACCCGGACTGCCAGCCCGCGTCTTTCGGGACCGGGTTGTCGAGCCGGATGGCCAGCAGGTTGGCCCGGCCCGGCCTGAGATAGGGGGTCAGGTCGAGCCGGTAGGAGGCGTAGCCGTAGGGCCAGCCGCCCACGAAACGGCCGTTGCACCAGACCATGCTGTAGGACATGGCGCCGTCTATGTCGAGGAAGAGGGACCGGCCCGCGTCGCTTCCCGGGATGCTCAGCCTTTTCCGGTACCAGGCCACTCCGGGCGCGGGGAGGCGGCCGGCGCTCCCGCTGACGGCATCGGTGAAGGGCCCCTCGACGGCGTAGTCGTGGGGGAGGTCGAGAGTGCGCCAGCCGCTGTCGTCGAAAGCGGGGGCGGCGTAGGCCGTGTTCACCCCGGGATTCCCATCGGGCCGGACCGGTCCTTTCGCCGGGTCGGCCAGAAACGCGTTCCCCGTCGGGAGGACCCACGCCTTGACCGCGTCGTAGCCGAGGCCGGAGGAGGCGCCCGGAGGATCCCCCTGGATGAAGCGCCAGCCGTCGTTGATCAGCAACCGCTCCCGCGGGGAAGCGTCCGACGCGCTCGCCACCAGCGGGGAGCGCTGCCGATCCCCGAATCCCAGCAGGGCGCAGAGGACGCCGCACCCCAAAATCAGTCCCCTTCGCCTTATCCCATGCGGTATTTTCATCTCCTCGTCTCCCCTGGGACCCACCCGTTTTCATTGAACAGGGCGGGCCGGGCGCCTACGGTTCCACGCAACGGAAATTGGCCGCGTCGTCGATACTCCCCTCCCCCGTGTGGCGCGCCACCTGAGGATAGGGGCAGAGCGGCCGGGTGCGCACGACCTTCCCGTCGACCGTTCGCCTGGCGATGATCTGGTCCGGCGCTTTCCCTTTTTCCACCCAGTTGATGATGACGGTCATGGGGTCGTGCTGATCGGGGCCGATCCCGCCGCTGCAGTGCGACATCCCCGGCACCATGAAAAGCCGGAAGAAATCGCCCGTGCCGGGGCCGTTTTTGCGCACCGCTTCCTCGTAGTAGCGAACACCCATCCGGGGCTGCAGGATGGAGTCGGCCCAGCCGTAGGTCATGAGGAGCTTCCCCCCCCGGTTGCGGAACTTTCCGAGGTCCGCGTCCTTGGCGTCGGCCAGCTTGCCCCAGCGCTCGAGCATTTTGATGTCTTTGTCGAAGTCGAAGGTTTTGTAATCGTAGTCGGGTTTGGGGGGCTTGTGCACGAGATAGCGCATGGTGTCCTCCGCCAGGCCGAAGTCGGCCGACTTCCCCCCCGGCTGCGGGCTCACGATCATGTTCAGCCACCCGCTCGACACTCCGCCGCCGAAGAAGTTGGGCATCACCGCTTCACTCCCCGGCTCGAAGCCGGGGAAGAACGGTTTCCCCTTGCTCACCGGACCGTTCTGGATCCTGGCGACCGTCGTGGCCTGGGCCGCCGTGAGGCAGCCCGGTTCGTCGACCCCCGCGGCGCACGCCGGGACGTCGCGCGCCGGGTCGAAATCGCACCGGCGCGGGTCGTCGATCAGCCCGTCGGCGAGCCCGTCCATCGCGTCGCACCTGGCCATCACCCTTTCGGCCAGCAGGTGGAGCTTGGCCGCCGACAAGGGGGCCTCGTCCAGCGCGCGCTGGTTCCACAAGGCGCCGATGGTGAACCCCGTCTGGTCCACCCAGGGGGCGTTGGCCACGATGCCGTCGAAATCCTCCGGGAAGCGCTGGGCCTCGATCAGCCCCTGCCGCCCGCCGTTGGAGCAGGAGTTCCAGTAGGCGTAGTCCACGCTCCGGCCGAAGTAATCCTTTGCAATGGCCCTGGCCGTCACGGCGGTGAGATGCACGGCGCGGTAGGCATAGTCGATCGCCTTTTGCGGATCGCTCATGACGAAGGTGGCGCCCGGCTCCTTGCGCGAGTCGTGGCCGGTGTTGGTCTGGGCGACGGCGAAGCCCACCTTCAGGGCGTCGTGGATCTGCGACACGCGCCCCGGATCATCGAGCGCTTCCCCGGCGTGGCCGCCGTTGCCGATCATGTAGAGGCGGCCGTTCCACCGGTCGGGGAGGCTGACCTCGAAGGCGATCTCCGGGTCGAGCAGCCCGGAGACCCGGCAGTAGGCGGGCACGCCCTCCGCGCCGGGCACCGGGGCCGCGGAGAGCTGGACGAGGTCCTTCGCCCTGAAGCCGCTCATGCCCGGGCACGCCTTGGCCGGCCCGAAGTCGGCCCTTGAATAGTCCACCAGCGCCGTCGCGCGGTCGGCAAAGACCTGCGCGCCCGCCGTCGGAAGCGCCGCCCAAAGCAATGCCACTACCGGACACAATCCGGCCACCAAACGCACCAGGGATACCCGGTCAAACCGCATCGTCGATTTCATCTCCATCGGCCCCTTCCATTCGGAAAATTGGATCCATTCTGGCCGAAAATCCGGGGACAGACCACAAAAAAACGGGGACGGACCCGAACCCTTCGTTGAAGACATTGAAAATTTCCGAGGCTTCTCCCGGTCTGTGCGATATCGTTAAGCGATGACGATCCGTTTGTGGTCCGTCCCCAAATCGGCCGGTCCCCGATTTCACGATCACCGCTTTCCGGCATGAAGATGATGAAAATCGGAGGCCTCTATCGCCTGCTCCGGTTCGAACTCCCGTTTGCGGCGGGGGTTTGCGTGGTGCTGGGGCAGCTTTTCGCGCTGGGCGCGTTTCCCCCCATGTACGTGGCGCTGGCCGCCTTCCTCTCCATTTTTTCCATTTCCGCATCCATCCTCGTATTGAACGACTGCCTCGATGTCGAAACCGACAGGATCAACGCCCCAGGCCGGCCGATCCCCTCCGGCAGGGTGACACGGACCGAGGCCCTGGGGTTTTCGGCCCTCCTCGCAGGCGCGGGACCGCTCCTGGGCTTTGCGCTGGGCGCCGCCCCGTTCGCGCTCGCCATTCTCCTGCTTCTTGTGGGATTTCTCTATGACCGGTGGTTCAAGAAAAGCGGCCTGCCCGGGAACCTGATGGTCGCGTTCTCCGTCGGCATGACCTTCGTCTACGGCGGGGTAAGCGTCGGAGAGCCCTGGAACGGCACCGTCTGGTTTTTCGCCCTGATCGCAGCACTCCTGGATCTGGGCGAAGAGATCGCGGCCGACGCGACGGACATGACGGGGGACCGGTTGATTCAGTCCCGTTCGCTGGCGCTCACCTACGGCAGGCGCACCGCCCTGCGGATCAGCGGCAGCCTGTTTCTTCTCGTCATTCTCCTGACCCCCCTCCCCTTTTTGCTGCGCTGGTTCCTCCCCGTGTATGCCCTCCCGATCGCCCTCATGGACATCGCCATCGCCCGCCCCGCTCTTCTCCTCGTACGTTCCGGCCATGAAGAGACCGACGATGACGCGGCACGCCGGCACATCCGCCTGCTTTACCTGGGCGCCTCGGGCGGGATGCTCCTGTTCCTGGTAATGCGCCTGGCCGGCGCGTAACCGCAACGGGTATCGCCGAGAGATCCTATGTCATCACGGGGCAAAAACGTTTATATTAGACCTATACCGTCCTTCATCGGACGCAGGCCGGAGAGATCATGGACGCAAAAACCAAGGCCCTGTTCATCAGGAAATGGGAAAAGTATTTTCCGGGGAGCGAATGGCCCCTCGCCTGCTTTTACTCCGACAGCCTGTGCGGCGCAGAGCCGGCCCCCATGCCCAGGCCCAGCGACAAGGGATACACCTGCGTCTTCGGCCAGCTGGCGGCGGTCCGGGCGGGGAAACCCCTCGCCTTCAACGGAGAGAATCTCGGGTGCTTCGGCGCCATCGGGACCCTGGGATTTTCGGCAAACGCCCCGACCCGGGAGGAGGCCGCCTACCTGGTCGATTTCCTGGTCACCACGGAGAAGTTCTACAGGAGCGCGGCCCAGGTCGAGGCCACGATGAAGCACAATCCCCCGCTCCCCGCCCGGGGCAGATACCTGGTGGTCAAGAGGTGGGACGCGCTGGAAAAAGCCGACAGGCCGCAGGTCGTCTGCTTTTTCGCCACCCCGGACACGGTTTCGGGCCTGCACGCGCTGGCCGGCTATGACAGCATGACGCCGCACGCGGTCATGGCCCCCTTCTCTTCCGGCTGCGACACCCTGATCGGGTTTGCCATGAAGGAGCTCGACAGCGCCGAGCCTCGGGCGGTCCTGGGTGGTTTCGATCCCTCCATGAGGTCGTGCACCAAACCCTCGGTCCTGACCTTCTCCGTCCCCTGGCCCAAGTTCCTGACCATGCTCGACAACATGGACCGCTGCTTTCTGACCACCACGGTCTGGGACGTCATCCGCCGCCGCATGCAGAGAACCTGAAATGGGCGGTTAACCCGATCAATCCACCCGACGGCGGGCGAAGGTGGGGCGGAAGTCCTCGGTGGTCACCCGTACCAGTTCGGCCATGATTTCGGCATGTTTGCGGACCGGGTCGGCCATGCCTCCCCCCACGCCCCGCTCCGATGCCGTCACGCCCCCCAGGTTCCAGGTGCCTGATGCCCCGTTGGTCCAAAGCATGGCCCCTTTGCCTGTTTCGTGGAGCACCGCTTTCATCGAAGCGTCGACCTTGACCGTGGTACGGATCGTCGTGAGGCCGGCAATGTTCACCCCCGTCCGCGGACTCTTGACCTCGACGCTGCCCGAAAGGACCGCGTCGACACCGCTCATCTTCCCGATAGCCTGAAGCGCGGCGGGATCCAGTGCCCGGGCACCGATTTTCGCCAGCACCTCCGGTTTCGTCCCCAGCTCCAGCACCCGGATGCCCGGCTGCGCCCGCT
Protein-coding regions in this window:
- a CDS encoding aldo/keto reductase, translating into MAGFPDTPLSRRKFLKGATLVSASLSLGPHFVFGKTGPDRLMKRPIGRLGFEATTLGLGGQSSLQWTPADEDPVRIILKAFDLGINYYDTSNVYGPSQSNYGKAFRELHLVPGRPGYNERLRRSFFLTTKTMLRFGKGGWKKEGLWSWTDGAQGSTTVDDIRRTLSLVFGDGQGAYPRGAYVDMVLVHALESQADIEAVYEGYGHPDPKAEHIGALTTLVDFRDGTNLTGLNPKEERLLRHIGFSAHASPATTMEMIQRDHRGVLDGLLVAINANDRMNFSMQLNAIPVAAANNIGVIAMKVFADGAMYSKPATWTSRADMLVRTVGSPALPSRRLVEYSLTTPGVHTAVIGIGHIDSDSAACQLEQNLLAAQVEPAALGAGDRRAIEELAHSAKEGKTNYFQAAAQPLGSPRSPEASQRMRGERRTARLEWHTAYAGDEPLVRYEIWRDGRKTAETPHKPQARLNTPFAFEETLADRSAHRYRVVAVDRAGRRAGTEELDLPNI
- a CDS encoding aldo/keto reductase, whose translation is MAEMIECTVPRRRFIRTAAAASAGLALGPWFVFGKARPARLMKRPMGRLGFEATTLGLGGQASLQWTPADEDPVRIILKAFDLGVNYYDTSNVYDGSQSFYGKAFRELHLIPGQAGYNESLRRSIFLTSKTALRFGKGGWQKQGLINVSNGKGGHTADDLRRTLSQVFGDGQGGYPGGSYLNMVLLHSISTMADIDAAFEGYDKPDPKAETIGALATLVDFRDGTNLTGLNPKEEKLIRHIGFSGHAAPDIMMEIIQRDRRRVLDGMLVAINANDRMNFSMQYNVIPVAAANDIGVIAMKVFADGAMYSKPATWTSRPDMVVRTVGSPSLPSHRLVEYALTTPGVHTAIIGTGHIDPDASACQLEQNLLAAQVEPDAFAVSDRREIEKMARTAKEGKTNYFQAAAQPLGGPREAAADQHLREGHRISSVRWQTAYAGDEPLARYEIWRDDRKAGEVPHRPQADRTPFSFEERLGDKAAHRYRVVAVDAAGRRAETADLDLPAV
- a CDS encoding glycoside hydrolase family 2 protein, which produces MKIPHGIRRRGLILGCGVLCALLGFGDRQRSPLVASASDASPRERLLINDGWRFIQGDPPGASSGLGYDAVKAWVLPTGNAFLADPAKGPVRPDGNPGVNTAYAAPAFDDSGWRTLDLPHDYAVEGPFTDAVSGSAGRLPAPGVAWYRKRLSIPGSDAGRSLFLDIDGAMSYSMVWCNGRFVGGWPYGYASYRLDLTPYLRPGRANLLAIRLDNPVPKDAGWQSGSSRWYPGAGIYRNVWLEKTGPVHVGQWGTFVTTPEVSAARARIHLKASIDNDSARDARLRVAHEIFEIDRGGRRGLKAVATIGPVLVRVPAGESASAEADGTLRNPKLWGIGEGQNPHRYLAVTTVRQEGKTVDVYETPFGIRTLRFDPDRGFFLNGRHLRLNGVCNHHDLGALGAAVNTRALERQLEMLAEMGVNAIRTSHNPPAPELLGLADRMGFLIMDEAFDVWARAKTELDYHRLFPEWHEQDLRALLRRDRNHPSVFMWSIGNEVGEQGAGEEGAAVAARLTAICHEEDPTRPTIAGMNTADPKGPFAAAVDAIGLNYQGVGIYGRPAQYPLFHESLPDKFIVGSETASTLSSRGVYTFPVAPGPGTPATAQAGQDVEKRQVSSYDLYFAPWSYAPDKEFAAQDRYPFLGGEFVWTGFDYLGEPTPFDASRSSYFGIIDLAGFKKDRFYLYQAYWRPELPMAHILPHWTWPERAGQVTPVHVYTSGDEAELFLNGKSLGRKKKGEAEYRLRWDDAVYEPGELRVVAYKEGREWATDSVKTAGAAGRLLLEPDRATISGDGRDLSFVTLKVTDGEGRVVPRSMNLIRFEVEGPGEIVATDNGDPTDMTRFPSTERKAFNGLALVIVRARPGAQGRITVTARSEGLSEARTRIHLK
- a CDS encoding tannase/feruloyl esterase family alpha/beta hydrolase, translating into MALLWAALPTAGAQVFADRATALVDYSRADFGPAKACPGMSGFRAKDLVQLSAAPVPGAEGVPAYCRVSGLLDPEIAFEVSLPDRWNGRLYMIGNGGHAGEALDDPGRVSQIHDALKVGFAVAQTNTGHDSRKEPGATFVMSDPQKAIDYAYRAVHLTAVTARAIAKDYFGRSVDYAYWNSCSNGGRQGLIEAQRFPEDFDGIVANAPWVDQTGFTIGALWNQRALDEAPLSAAKLHLLAERVMARCDAMDGLADGLIDDPRRCDFDPARDVPACAAGVDEPGCLTAAQATTVARIQNGPVSKGKPFFPGFEPGSEAVMPNFFGGGVSSGWLNMIVSPQPGGKSADFGLAEDTMRYLVHKPPKPDYDYKTFDFDKDIKMLERWGKLADAKDADLGKFRNRGGKLLMTYGWADSILQPRMGVRYYEEAVRKNGPGTGDFFRLFMVPGMSHCSGGIGPDQHDPMTVIINWVEKGKAPDQIIARRTVDGKVVRTRPLCPYPQVARHTGEGSIDDAANFRCVEP
- a CDS encoding UbiA family prenyltransferase — encoded protein: MKMMKIGGLYRLLRFELPFAAGVCVVLGQLFALGAFPPMYVALAAFLSIFSISASILVLNDCLDVETDRINAPGRPIPSGRVTRTEALGFSALLAGAGPLLGFALGAAPFALAILLLLVGFLYDRWFKKSGLPGNLMVAFSVGMTFVYGGVSVGEPWNGTVWFFALIAALLDLGEEIAADATDMTGDRLIQSRSLALTYGRRTALRISGSLFLLVILLTPLPFLLRWFLPVYALPIALMDIAIARPALLLVRSGHEETDDDAARRHIRLLYLGASGGMLLFLVMRLAGA
- a CDS encoding DUF169 domain-containing protein — protein: MDAKTKALFIRKWEKYFPGSEWPLACFYSDSLCGAEPAPMPRPSDKGYTCVFGQLAAVRAGKPLAFNGENLGCFGAIGTLGFSANAPTREEAAYLVDFLVTTEKFYRSAAQVEATMKHNPPLPARGRYLVVKRWDALEKADRPQVVCFFATPDTVSGLHALAGYDSMTPHAVMAPFSSGCDTLIGFAMKELDSAEPRAVLGGFDPSMRSCTKPSVLTFSVPWPKFLTMLDNMDRCFLTTTVWDVIRRRMQRT